The window CTGCCTGTCACGCAGGAGGTCGCGAGTTCGAGTCTCGTCGGCCCCGTTTTTATTGACCGGAAGATGATAGAGAATCTTCCGGTTTTTATTTCCATGAGGGATGTCCGGGGATTTTCATGCAGTATAATTCTCATATATAGTTCCATTCCTGAAGACTTGAAGAACTGGTCTGCGCTGCCCCTTATCTGATCAAAAAAAGGCGCGGAGGATGACCTCCGCGCCTGTATATCATAGCCATCTATATGGAAAATGATCTAGTAGTCCCTGTTGTACCCGCCGCGACCGCCGCCGCCACCGCCGCCACCGCGGCTGTTTCTGCGGTCCTCACGGGGCCTTGCTTCGCTGACCTTAAGGGAACGGCCTTCTATTTCCATTCCATTGACAGCCTCTATCGCTTTCAACGCTTCCTCATCATTTTCCATCTCGACGAAGCCGAAGCCTCTTGAACGATCAGTGAATTTATCCTTGATTATACGGGCTGATGAGACAGCGCCAAAAGGAGCGAAAATCTTGTCCAGATCATCATCATTTGTTGAGAATGGAAGATTTCCCACATAAATATTCTTTGCCATTTTTTACGGATCCTTTCTAAGACATATAAAAACGGGAAAAGGCCGCGGTCACTTCAGGCCGCCGCATTAACTGAGTTACTTTTCATTCACCTCTTTCCCGCTCAGCCAAACAAAGATCGATGAGTATTGCGCCGATATATCTGGCCATATACATTATCCTGTGTGATCCGTACGAATTAAGTTGTCCTGGAATCTGATAAAGACAGGCGCAAATACTTCATCGATAGGATCCTGCAACAGAAGATCTTTGAATTCTGAGCATTTAAACTGTTGGTTCGCTTCTCCTTTTTTGGACAAAAGTCCCTTCTGACCAAATATACAAGAAGAAATATCGGCAAATCCAGTCTTTTTTATTAATTTTAAGGCTATTTTTCAGGGGAAAGATTCGGATTGCCAGCAATCAATAGTGCTGATATCCTCAGGTAATCCCGAGCCGGCTGACCAGGCAGCCGGCAAAGCGGTAAAACCCGCTGGTCCCCGGGCCGCGGACAGATTCCGAAGGAAGAATTCTCAGGATGGAGGAGCAGGATTGAATGGAAAAACGGTTAATCACGGATTGGTTCTTTTTCTTCTGGCCGGCGCGCTCTTTTTTCCGCGGGAGATCGATTCATGTACCTGTATCCTTGTCGGGAAAAAGGCTTCAGTCGACGGTTCTGTGACTACTTCACACACATGCGACAGCAGGATCGACAGGACATGGCTTGAGGCAGTCGGGGAAGGAAAGTACAGGCAGGGCGCAGTATGCGGAGTCTATTCAGGGCTGAGATTCATGCGATTCCCTGGTGATACGGCAGGGGTCGTTCTCAAGAAAGAGATACCGCAGGTCGAGAAGACTTACGCCTATCTGAACAGTTCATATCCCTGTATGAATCAATTCCAGCTGGCAATAGGAGAATCGACTTTCGGGGGAAGACCGGAACTTCGAAACCGCGACGCGGTCTTCTCGTGCGAAGAGCTGTGCCGGTTTGCCCTCGAGAGGGCAAAGACCTGCAGGGAGGCGATCGCCATAATAGGCGAACTGGTTGCGGAATATGGCTATAATGATGGCGGCGAGTGCCTGATGTTTTCCGATAAAAATGAAATATGGCACTTCGAGATCATCGGTTGCGGGAGTGATCGTATCGGCGCCGTTTGGGCGGCGCAGCGTATCCCCGATGATCATATCGGTGTTTCAGCCAACGCAAGCAGGATCATGGAGATCGATCCCGAAGATACAGGGAATTTCATGGTATCGGCAAACATATACGAAGTGGCGATCGCCAATGGCTGGTATGACCCTGGTTCGGGTGAGCCATTCAGGTTCTGCTACGTATATGCTCCCGAAGGAAGGACCAGCATGGCGGCGAGACGCCGTGAATGGAGAGTCTTTGACCTTCTTGCCCCTTCACTGAGACTCGATCCCAATTCGGAGAATTATCCGATATCGGTAAAACCGGATACTCTTGTCTCTGTGAGACAGATCATGGATGTCTTCCGGGATACCTTTGAAGGGACAGAGTTTGATATGACTAAATTCATGTATGTCGAAGACGATAAAGGAAATTTCGTGAAGAGTCCGTACGCAA is drawn from Candidatus Krumholzibacteriota bacterium and contains these coding sequences:
- a CDS encoding C69 family dipeptidase, which codes for MNGKTVNHGLVLFLLAGALFFPREIDSCTCILVGKKASVDGSVTTSHTCDSRIDRTWLEAVGEGKYRQGAVCGVYSGLRFMRFPGDTAGVVLKKEIPQVEKTYAYLNSSYPCMNQFQLAIGESTFGGRPELRNRDAVFSCEELCRFALERAKTCREAIAIIGELVAEYGYNDGGECLMFSDKNEIWHFEIIGCGSDRIGAVWAAQRIPDDHIGVSANASRIMEIDPEDTGNFMVSANIYEVAIANGWYDPGSGEPFRFCYVYAPEGRTSMAARRREWRVFDLLAPSLRLDPNSENYPISVKPDTLVSVRQIMDVFRDTFEGTEFDMTKFMYVEDDKGNFVKSPYANPFMHYDMMPLMKINGGWGRMGERCIARYYCTYITITQSRDWLPDPVGGLVWFGWDNPAMTAFVPLYCGIGDLPDTWKLSGRQAFDRDCAWWGFNRVADLAAQKWGEMRVDVDSVRTSLEDEAFAAIENVEKKAIELYGKNPEKAKKYLTGYSTGFAQKATEAYWQLGDHLWWKYTGRF
- a CDS encoding RNA-binding protein, whose amino-acid sequence is MAKNIYVGNLPFSTNDDDLDKIFAPFGAVSSARIIKDKFTDRSRGFGFVEMENDEEALKAIEAVNGMEIEGRSLKVSEARPREDRRNSRGGGGGGGGRGGYNRDY